From Gottschalkiaceae bacterium SANA:
CATCTTGTCTGAAACACGAAAAACCAAGGTAACCTCATCAAACGGATAATCACAACTTGTTCCCGGCAAGCGCAAACAAAGCTCTTTAGCGCGTTCATAAGTCATTGCCTGACTATCCATCAATCATATTTCCCAAAGCACCTAAAAGGCTGCCTTCACCCTTGCTCGAACCACCAGCCTTGGGTGCATGTGAAATAATACGATCTGCCATACGACTAAACGGCAAAGACTGCAACCATACCGTACCTGGACCTCTAAGGGTCGCAAAGAACAAGCCCTCACCACCAAATAAGGCGCTTTTTACATTACCGACAAACTGAATGTCATAGTTTACATCCGCCGTCAAGGCAACCAAACAGCCCGTATCTACCCGTAGAGCTTCGCCCGCTCTCAACTCACGCTTTACAACGGTTCCGCCAGCATGTAAGAAAGCCATTCCATCTCCCCTTAGACGCTGCATAATAAATCCTTCACCGCCAAAGAAGCCGGTACCTAGTTTCTTTTGGAAAGCAATATCCATTGAAATTCCCTTTGCTGCACAAAGGAATGCATCTTTTTGACAAATCAATTCCTCATTCACATTCATCAAATCCACCGGAATAATGCTGCCCGGATACGGTGCCGCAAAAGCAACGTGCTTTTTCCCGCTTGCATCATTTCCAAACAAGGTCATAAACAGACTTTCACCCGTTACAACTCGTTTGCCCGCCGACAAAAATTTCCCCATCAGGCCGCTACTTTTTGATTGTTGACTTCCGTCTCCAAAAATGGTTTCCATTTCAATGCCGTCTTCCATATACATCATGGCACCCGCCTCGGCAATCACGCTCTCGCCCGGATCTAACTCGATCTCAACAAACTGCATATCATCACCATACAACTTATAATCTACTTCATGTGCTCTCATTAATTTTTCTCCTTTAATTGATCTATATCCTCTTTTTTATTCTACCCCATAAGAAACTTCAATTCCCATATAATTTACAAGATTTACAATTTTTTCATTTCCTCAAGCAACCGTTCTTCACTTACTCGTTATCACACAACGGAGATGCAGTTTTTGCCCATTTCTTTCGACTGATATAGCCCCTTGTCAACGCGACCCATTACAATATCAGGTGTATCGGTATGCTTCGATGCGGTGATTCCGATACTGATCGATACGGAATACTCGCCAAAATCTGGATCTTTCGCAATACTTTCCTGCATGTTTGATAAGATTTGGGTTGCCGTCTCGATATCTTCGTAAATAATTCCAACATACTCATCACCGCCCCATCTCGAGACAATCCCCTGATTTTTCAAGGCTTTACTTGCATGGGTAGCTAGCAAAGATATGATTTTGTCACCAAGAAGGTGTCCAAATTGATCATTCAAGTTTTTGAAATTATCAATATCTATGATAAATACAGCAAAGCAAGTCTCTTTCATTTCCCCACTCTTGAGCGACTCATATAAGACCTGGTTAAAGCCCCTTCGATTCATTAAACCCGTTAATTCATCTGTTTTTGAAATCACCAACATTTTATCTTGAAATCCCTTGATCACATTATTGCTAATCAAAAGCACCAGGAGAATAACGATGAATACAATAATCAACACTTCACCAATCTGAGCATACAAGGCTCTTCTAAGAATGGACGTATCCTTTTTCACCATCAAGGTCCAATCTAAGTCTTCGATATACCTTGTGATCAAATATCCATCGATTCCATTCTCATTATATCGATATGTCTTTAATGTGGTTTTATTTGCAAAAATATCATCTGTGAAACTACGAATTGTTTCATCTTCATTAATGTTATAGGATTCTATCAATTGATTGTTTGTGTGTACCTGAACCATTCCATGTTGATCAACCAAAAAACTTTCCAAGTCATATGAGTCTTCAAAAAGCCCCAAAATTCCTTGTACTTCTTTCATTTCCAAACCGACCCCAACAACTCCCATCAGTTGATTGTTTTCGTCTTCGATCCTACAATTAACGAAAACCGTTAATGCATTGCCTTGGGCCTCATCAACATCAACATCCAATTCATACAGTTTCCCCGATTCTATAAAGTTATAATACCACTGGTCATGAAGATCACTTGGATCGATTGTTTTATGCACACCTTTATAATGATAATAGTCTTTGGTTTTTTCTGATATAACGAAAACAGAATTATAATCATATTTCAACTTTAATCCGTCCAAGTATTCGATCAACTCTTCAGAATCCGGTTCACCAACACTTTCACTCTCTAACCAACCCTTCAAGAAACTATCATTGGCCATTGTTAAGGACACAAAAATCGGTTTGATTAACTCGTTATTAATTTCAGAGTAGATATTGGATGAGGAAAGCTTTGAAATGTTTTTTATGTCTTCTCTAATTATGGCATCATACGAAATTGTATTAATCGCAACCGTGACAATAAAGCCAAGTAAAATAATGAAGCTGATGGTTATACTGATCTTATTTTTCCGTTTATTATCAAACTGCTTCATTCACAAACCCTCCATGAAACCTATCTTCTAAAGATAGGTAATCGTTGCCATCCTATAGTTTCGATTGCTCACAACACCACGCACTTGTCCTGCAGTTGTCTCGCAATTGCTTCTGCATATCATCCAAATGCTCTTTTGTCCAAAGTGCTACGGTTCCACCGGTATGGAGAAACATTGCATTCTCATGGGGCTTAATCCAGTCGCCAGCTTGAATCAAGTCAACAAATCCACGAAAGGTCTTCCCAGTATAGGTTGGATCCAGCATAATCGCCTCGCTCTTGGCCAACATCATAATTGCATCTCTAGTAATTGGATCCGGTTGATTATAGGCCTCGCCAGCGTAGGGAGCATTTGCAGGACCATAGGCAATTTTTATATCATACTCTGTAATCCTGATATCAAGTTCAAAATACGAACAAATCTCATTGGCATATTCCAACACCTCAGCGTCTTTTTCTTCAGGCATCACAGGAATCCCAATCACATCAAAGGGCGCATCAAAATACTTGGCTCCAATCAGCATGCCGGCATAGGTACCCATTGAACCCACCGTGCATACCACATGGTCAATCGTCAAAACTTGGTCTTCCATCTGCTTCATAATCTCTTTGACAGACATGATATACCCAACAGCTCCCAGGTAATTTGACCCACCCATGGGAACAACATAAACCTTGTCTCCAGCTCTTTCGTATTCTTTAATTACTTCATTTGCCGCCATCTCTTGATCGTTTTCTTCCGACACAAAATAGAGATCTGCTCCCATTAAGGCATCTAGCGTCAAATTACCAGAAAGATAGCCTGGGTCTTCACCCTTGAGGATTAAAATTGGCTTTAAGCCCAATTTGATTGCAGCACCAACTGTTGTTCGACCATGATTGGTCTGTGTTCCACCGTATGTCAGAACGGCTGTACATCCGCTTTCAATCGCCTCTTGCAAAAGATACTCAAGCTTTCGAGTTTTATTTCCGCCTATAGCAGGACCCGTAGTATCATCCCGCTTAATAAATAATTCGCCCATTCCAAGATTTTTTGAAAGGTTCTTCATCTTTTCCAATGGAGTTGGATAATGACCCAGACTCACTTTTTTCAGATCTTCAATTCTCATATTTTCCCCCTAGACACAATTTATCTTTTGATCCATTTTGATCCATTTACTTATCATTCTAATTATAAACGAAACAGGAAATGATTGCCTTATCAATCTCCATACAACTTTCACCTATTAGCGAGACAAAAACTGCCAAAGACTCGATTGAACAAGCCTTTGGCAGTTTTTATACATGATTCTCTTGTTTTTAATGTGTCCATTCAATGATCTGAATCTTGTCTCCAAATCTTTTTTCAATGGCATCTTTCATCTCTTGATAATGCGGACAAGGAATTCCTATGGGATTTCCTTTTTTGATACAGGACGCAAATGCAATTGCATCGATCCCTCGATCTACCATCACCTGAACTCGTCCTATAGACCTTTTCCCTGGGCAGCCACCACATGAAACAAATCCAACAATCTCAACAGGACCCAGTTCTTCAAAACCACCTGCTCCATGCTGTGCCATCTTAAAATCCGTGGTTCCCGGGCAATAATCTTCGGTTTGTTGACACCGAATAATTCCTACTTTTTTCATCTACTAAACTCCCCGTTTCAAATTTCTTTTCCCCGCTATTCTATCATGATCCTTCAATTTTACCATAATAAACTCAATCGGTTCACGAACCAACTTACGAAATTCAACTGCTATGAAACCAATTAAAAGGAGGGCTCAATGATGCCCAATGGCAAATCACCCTCTTTGACATTTTCGAAAAAACAAGGCATAATAAGCAAGTCAAAAGGGATTGACAGAAATTGGAGGATATTATGGAAATATACATAGCACTTGCATTACTCCTCTTGGGGATTATCATTCTATTTTCAAGAAGCCAAAAAGCACGAAAGAAAGACTTTATTCATGTTTCTCAGCGCATTGATGAATTGGAACGCAGACTATAAGAATAGGTTCTTTTATCCCATTGGAGGTAAAACTATGGAATTGATCATACTCGGAGCAATCGCGCTCACAGCCGCAGTCCTTCTTGCAACCATAAGCCAATTGCAACATTCAATTGCTTATATACATAAACGACTTGACCTTATCACAGAACAACTCGGTGTAGAGAGTCTTATAGATGAACAAGAACTTTCAGAAATTCACATACTACTTCAAGATGGCAAACAGAATAAAGCAATAAAAGCCTATCGAAAATCGACCGGTGTCGGCTTAAAAGAAGCTTACGATGCCATTTTGCTCATCGAAAAAAAACGAACCTCCCAATAATTTAATGGGAGGTTCTACTATTATTCGGAAACAATGGTTCCGTCTGGTCCAATCACCACTTCACGGTAAGGCACAATCTTTTGTGCATTCAGCATAGCCTGCTGAGCCGCCTTCACAATGCCACCACAGCATGGCACTGACATTCTGACTACTGTAATGCTCTTCAAGGCATTCGCCTTCACAATTTCAGTCAACTTTTGAGTATGGGCTGCGATATTATCCAACTTGGGACATCCAATCACAGTTACACGACCTTTAATAAATTCTGCATGGAAGTTTCCGTACGCGTAGGCGGTACAGTCCGCAGCAATCAATAGGTCAGCACCCTGCAAATAATCCGCATAGGGGTTGATCAATTCCAGTTCCACCGGCCATTGTTTCAATTGTGACGGCACAGTTTGAAAATCAACTGCTTGTTGTAGCGGTGCTGCTTGAGTCTTTGGCTCTTCTCTTTGAATCGATTGGGCTGCTGAACCGGGACAACCGCATGGAATACTTGGCATTGCATCTGCAAATCCTTCGCAACTTGTAGGCTCTGCCGCTTTTTTCTCCGCCATTCTTGCCATAACCAATTCTTCGTTATAGGCATCCGCTTCTCGTTCAATCATAGTAATGGCACCTGTTGGGCATGAAGGCAGGCAATCGCCCAATCCATCGCAATATTGATCCGACATCATTTTTGCTTTTCCATCAATCATTTGAATCGCACCCTCGTGGCATGCTGTTACACAAAGGCCACATCCGTTGCATTTATCTTCATCAATGCTTATAATCGTTCTCTTATAACGTTCCATAAATTATTCTCCTTTTCAATCATCGTCTTTGTAATATGCTTATCATAAACAATTTCGGGTAAAAAAACCGTAACCTACGTTACCAAAGGAGGCGCACTTGGAAAAATGGAAATCCACGATCCTACAATCAAAACTTTTTCAAGACTTTCATGAAAACGAATTAGAATCGTTCATCACGAAAGCACACGGCAACCTTGAGTCTTTTCAAAAGGGACAAATTGTTGCAAATGAAGAAACGCCCTGCACCCATATCGGCATCGTTATTTCAGGAATCATAGACGTACAAAAAACGTACCCCTCTGGAAAATTTATAACCATCAACCACCTTGAAAAAGGAGAGATGTTTGGCGAGGTCATCGTCTTTTCGAACAGAAAAACCTTTCCAGCCACACTGATTGCTCAAAGCAAATCTCAAGTATATTTTCTAAAGAAAGAAGAGCTCATGCAGCTGAATCAAACGTATCCATTGTTGATGGAAAACTTTATGAAAGTACTTTCTCAAAAAATATTAATCCTAAATCAACGAGTGAAAAGCTTATCGTACCACACCTTAAGGCAACGAATCATTGATTATCTTTTAGAAATCTACAAAAAACAAAATGCCATGATGTTTCAACTCCCCGTTTCACGCAAGCAAATGGCTGACCGTCTGGGAACAACCCGGCCATCACTATCTCGTGAATTGGCAAAAATGAAAGACGAAGGACTCATCGATTACGAAAAAAATGGCTTCAAGATCTTGGATCTAGAGCGATTAGAAGCGGTCTTATTTGAATAAATCTGTAACAACTGGTTTTCAACCCCTTGACGAATGTGTTTCCATGCAATACAATGAGTTAAAATTCATCCCATGCAAACGATGAAGGGTGCCAGTACACAGATCGCTTTTCACTTTAGAGAGAAAAACCTTGGCTGAAAGTTTTTCGTGAAAACCCTGTGGAACCTAACCCCGAGTATGTTTCCGAAAGGAAAATCGGAACCGGACCGTTATCAAGCCGGGCAGTATCGAGTGTAAACTCCGTACTGATTGATCAAGAGGAAAGAGCAACTTCTTTCAATTTGGGTGGTACCGCGGAGTAACCTTCGTCCCTATGTTTGGGATGGAGGTTTTTTTAATTGAGAGGAGAAATATAATGACCACAAGACAAGCAGGAATTTTAACCATCTTTTTCTTTTACATTTTAATGATGCTAGGCATCGGCTGGCTCTATTACCGAAAAACCGAGAAACTATCCGACTACATCATCGGTGACCGGAAACTAAACTACTGGGTAACCGCCCTCAGTTCTCAAGCCTCCGACATGAGCGGCTGGCTTTTAATGGGTCTCCCCGGCTACGCCTATACCTCGGGTATGGAAGCAGTCTGGATTGCCCTCGGCCTTTTAGTTGGTACCTGGGCGAATTGGAAATTTGTCGCCAAAAGATTGCGTATCCTGACAGAAAAAATGGGCAACGCCATTACCCTTTCTTCCTATTTTCAAAACCGATTCAAAGAAACGTCTCCACGACTTCGAATTATTTCCGCTGTGGTGATTTTAGTCTTCTTCCTGATCTACACGGCGTCCGGTTTGGTTGCCGGCGGAAAACTTTTTAGCTCGGTGTTTGGCATGTCTTATACGGTTTCATTGACCATTGGCACCCTAGTCATTATCGGCTATACCTTCCTGGGTGGATTTATGGCTGTATGTTGGACAGACTTCTTTCAGGGAATCTTGATGTTCTTGGCCCTGATTATTGTTCCCATTGTTTGCGTTGGAAAGATTGGCGGTATCGGCCTTACCCTAGCAGAATTGAAGGAAATCAACGTAGAACTCTTAAACGCCTTTACCTATATGGACGGTACAGCCATGGGTGGTCTTGCCATAGCAAGCCTGTTGGCTTGGGGACTTGGCTACTTCGGACAACCTCATATTCTAACCCGATTTATGGCCATCGAAAAGATCGGTGAATTGAAAAATGCGCGGAGGGTTGCCATGACTTGGGTTGTTTTCTCCCTGATTGCAGCAGTTTTGATCGGCATGATCGGTTTGGTTTACTTAGGCGGAACACTCGAAGGATCAAGCGAAACAATCTTCATTCAAATGGTAGAAAGAACCTTCCCAACAGTCATTGCCGGCATTCTTTTGGCAGCGATTTTAGCGGCGATTATGTCCACTGCAGACAGCCAATTACTGGTAACAAGTTCCGCTTTGATCGAAGACCTCTTGAAAGTTTTCTCGAAAAAAGAATTCGCAGAAAAGACCTATGTATGGCTGAGTCGGGGCACCGTTATTGCCGTTGCCTTCTTCGCCTACCTCTTGGCCTGGAACCCTGAAAACTCGGTACTAGACCTGGTCGCTTATGCCTGGGCAGGTTTCGGAGCCAGCTTTGGCCCCGTCGTGTTGATATCGATATATTGGAAAAAAATGACTGGGAATGGTGCCTTAGCCGGCATGGTTATCGGTGGCGCCACCGTATTGATTTGGAGAAACATGTCTGGCGGCCTTTTTGACCTCTATGAATTGCTCCCTGCTTTCATTCTCGCTTCTCTGGCAATTTTCCTTGTCAGCGCTATGGAT
This genomic window contains:
- a CDS encoding CGGC domain-containing protein; this encodes MKKVGIIRCQQTEDYCPGTTDFKMAQHGAGGFEELGPVEIVGFVSCGGCPGKRSIGRVQVMVDRGIDAIAFASCIKKGNPIGIPCPHYQEMKDAIEKRFGDKIQIIEWTH
- a CDS encoding D-cysteine desulfhydrase; the protein is MRIEDLKKVSLGHYPTPLEKMKNLSKNLGMGELFIKRDDTTGPAIGGNKTRKLEYLLQEAIESGCTAVLTYGGTQTNHGRTTVGAAIKLGLKPILILKGEDPGYLSGNLTLDALMGADLYFVSEENDQEMAANEVIKEYERAGDKVYVVPMGGSNYLGAVGYIMSVKEIMKQMEDQVLTIDHVVCTVGSMGTYAGMLIGAKYFDAPFDVIGIPVMPEEKDAEVLEYANEICSYFELDIRITEYDIKIAYGPANAPYAGEAYNQPDPITRDAIMMLAKSEAIMLDPTYTGKTFRGFVDLIQAGDWIKPHENAMFLHTGGTVALWTKEHLDDMQKQLRDNCRTSAWCCEQSKL
- a CDS encoding 4Fe-4S dicluster domain-containing protein — protein: MERYKRTIISIDEDKCNGCGLCVTACHEGAIQMIDGKAKMMSDQYCDGLGDCLPSCPTGAITMIEREADAYNEELVMARMAEKKAAEPTSCEGFADAMPSIPCGCPGSAAQSIQREEPKTQAAPLQQAVDFQTVPSQLKQWPVELELINPYADYLQGADLLIAADCTAYAYGNFHAEFIKGRVTVIGCPKLDNIAAHTQKLTEIVKANALKSITVVRMSVPCCGGIVKAAQQAMLNAQKIVPYREVVIGPDGTIVSE
- a CDS encoding TIGR00266 family protein, with the protein product MRAHEVDYKLYGDDMQFVEIELDPGESVIAEAGAMMYMEDGIEMETIFGDGSQQSKSSGLMGKFLSAGKRVVTGESLFMTLFGNDASGKKHVAFAAPYPGSIIPVDLMNVNEELICQKDAFLCAAKGISMDIAFQKKLGTGFFGGEGFIMQRLRGDGMAFLHAGGTVVKRELRAGEALRVDTGCLVALTADVNYDIQFVGNVKSALFGGEGLFFATLRGPGTVWLQSLPFSRMADRIISHAPKAGGSSKGEGSLLGALGNMIDG
- a CDS encoding Crp/Fnr family transcriptional regulator; the encoded protein is MEKWKSTILQSKLFQDFHENELESFITKAHGNLESFQKGQIVANEETPCTHIGIVISGIIDVQKTYPSGKFITINHLEKGEMFGEVIVFSNRKTFPATLIAQSKSQVYFLKKEELMQLNQTYPLLMENFMKVLSQKILILNQRVKSLSYHTLRQRIIDYLLEIYKKQNAMMFQLPVSRKQMADRLGTTRPSLSRELAKMKDEGLIDYEKNGFKILDLERLEAVLFE
- the putP gene encoding sodium/proline symporter PutP, producing MTTRQAGILTIFFFYILMMLGIGWLYYRKTEKLSDYIIGDRKLNYWVTALSSQASDMSGWLLMGLPGYAYTSGMEAVWIALGLLVGTWANWKFVAKRLRILTEKMGNAITLSSYFQNRFKETSPRLRIISAVVILVFFLIYTASGLVAGGKLFSSVFGMSYTVSLTIGTLVIIGYTFLGGFMAVCWTDFFQGILMFLALIIVPIVCVGKIGGIGLTLAELKEINVELLNAFTYMDGTAMGGLAIASLLAWGLGYFGQPHILTRFMAIEKIGELKNARRVAMTWVVFSLIAAVLIGMIGLVYLGGTLEGSSETIFIQMVERTFPTVIAGILLAAILAAIMSTADSQLLVTSSALIEDLLKVFSKKEFAEKTYVWLSRGTVIAVAFFAYLLAWNPENSVLDLVAYAWAGFGASFGPVVLISIYWKKMTGNGALAGMVIGGATVLIWRNMSGGLFDLYELLPAFILASLAIFLVSAMDQKNAINLDVEFKEIEKIHE
- a CDS encoding sensor domain-containing diguanylate cyclase; the protein is MKQFDNKRKNKISITISFIILLGFIVTVAINTISYDAIIREDIKNISKLSSSNIYSEINNELIKPIFVSLTMANDSFLKGWLESESVGEPDSEELIEYLDGLKLKYDYNSVFVISEKTKDYYHYKGVHKTIDPSDLHDQWYYNFIESGKLYELDVDVDEAQGNALTVFVNCRIEDENNQLMGVVGVGLEMKEVQGILGLFEDSYDLESFLVDQHGMVQVHTNNQLIESYNINEDETIRSFTDDIFANKTTLKTYRYNENGIDGYLITRYIEDLDWTLMVKKDTSILRRALYAQIGEVLIIVFIVILLVLLISNNVIKGFQDKMLVISKTDELTGLMNRRGFNQVLYESLKSGEMKETCFAVFIIDIDNFKNLNDQFGHLLGDKIISLLATHASKALKNQGIVSRWGGDEYVGIIYEDIETATQILSNMQESIAKDPDFGEYSVSISIGITASKHTDTPDIVMGRVDKGLYQSKEMGKNCISVV